The bacterium genomic interval ACTTTTTTTAAATAAATTAGTAGGCATATGGAGTGGTATTATTCTTCTTGGGCTTATGCTTTTCTTCGGGTGGTTATGCTATACTTCAGGATTAAGGGGCCTAGTGAATGGTTATTTTTCTCAAATAGCTTTACTTGGATTAATGGGAGCATATCTTGGTAATCTCATGACAAACGAACCTTTTTTGTTTGTGAAAGGATATACTGGGATGTTTTTTATTTACCATCTTTTTATAAAGCCAATCCTTGGTGCATTTGCGGCTGTTTTTATCTTTGTCCTTGAGAAATCTGAACTTATCTTCTCTATAAATCCCATTCAAAACACACTAGGAAACATTATAACCATTAATGTCCCTCCGGATTCAGAGGGATATGTTTATGCCATCCTTGCAGTTTCCTCTGGATTCGCGGGTGATAAAATCTTAAGAAGCACAATAGGTAAGGTTTTAGAAAGATTAGAAGATAAGGCTGAAAAGAATAAGGAGACACCTAATGGATAAAGGGCTTCTTAAAGACCTCTATAGGATTTTAAGATGGATTGCCAATAATCTAGACCCTTCTGGAACATTAAATAGAATCCTTAATATCTTTTTTGAGCCAGATGAGGAGAGTGTTATAGAAATAGCAAATTCTATACCCAGGTATAGGGTTGATAAAGATGGAAATTCAATCCCAGTAGGGATTGCTGATGAAAGGGGTTATGTCCAATGGGAACAAAAGGAGCTTAAGACATCCATCAATCCATTAAGGGATAAAAGTAAGGTTAAGCTTGGTGATGGGACTATTGTAAAGCTTCCTGTTGGTGTTAAGGATAAGGATGTGGATGTTGTAATAAGTGTTGCACCAAAGGTAAATGTTATAAAGCTTAAGGATGATGTTGTTCTCAAGGAAAAAACAAAGGAAAGCGTTGATTATTATCTTGAAAAATATAAGTCAAAAGAATGAATAGGATTTTGATATTATTCCTTATTTTATCTACATCCATTTTTAGCCAAGAAATGATTACTATACCAAAGAAAGATTTAGACGACATGCTTAAACATCTTAACAATCTTAAAAAACTTGAAAATGCCACACCAACATTTGAGCTTAAAAATTATACGATTATTATAGACAACAAGGGCAGGATATATACAGAGGATAAACTATACGGGACTATGACATTGGGATATAAAATGTATGGGCTAGTTATTGAAATGCCAGCAATTGTAAATAGAAAAGACCCCTCACTTGGGTTTAAATTTAAAATAAAAGAGGTAAATGTCTTAAGTATTGGAAAGAAAAAAGATGATTTAGAGATAACACCAGCAATTGGATTTTTGTTGCAATTTTACAGAACAAAGCGTATAATTTTAAGTGTGGTTGGAGCAACGGATGTTTTTGGAACAGGTTTATCCATAGATTTTAATAAAAAAACAGACCTCTTGCTTGGGGTTGGGATAAACTATAAGGGAAATTTTAGTGGTTTTATTGGAACAAGCTTTGAGGTCTTCTAAATTAGGAGGTGCAAAATGGCATTAGAGTTTGGGTTGATTGAAGAGAGGGTTAATGGGCTTATTGATGAGTTTAAGCCTATTGTAGAAGAGGCAAAAAAGGATAAGAAAAAGGCACTTATTCTCCTTTTTCAAAATATCCTTCATATAACAAGCGAGCTAATTGAGCTTGTAGAGGATGTAAAGAAGGAAGCAAAGGGAGAGGATAAGAAGAAGCTTGTAACAGATGGTGTTACCTATATCTATAAAAGGGTAAATCCAGATCTTCCTTTTCTTTTTGAGCCGCTTGAGACTTATGTTGAGAACCTTATATTGGAAAAGCTAGTTCCAGGATTTATTGATTTCTTGGTAGATAAGTTCAACAAAAAAGGAATATTTACCAAATAAGCTTATAAAGGGATATTTTTAGTCTTAAGGAGGAGAAGCTATGTTAGTGCTGAAGGAAGGGTCATCAGGCCCAGAAGTGGTCAAACTTCAGGAAAGATTAAAAGCTCTCGGTTTCAATCCTGGGCTCATTGATGGAGATTTTGGCCCTGGCACAAAGGCAGCGGTAATAGCTTTTCAGAAAAGTGAGGGGCTGTTAGCCGATGGCATTGCTGGAGCACGCACACAAGGTGCTTTGGGATTAGTCACAGATATTAGTCTTCCCTCTGTAATTTCGGGTGTAACTGTTAATATTGTCTCAAAGATGTTTCCATATACGCCAGTTGATAATATCAAAACTAACCTTCCCTTTGTTCTCAATGCCTTGATGGAAAAAGAATTGGTCGATAAACCTATGGTAATTATGGCATTAGCGACAATTCGGGCTGAAACGGAAAGTTTTGAGCCTATAAATGAAGGCAAATCGAAGTTTAACACCTCACCTGGCGGACATCCATTTGACTTATATGACAATCGTAAAGACTTGGGAAATCAGGGGCAAGGCGATGGAGAAAGGTTCAAGGGTCGTGGTTTCATTCAGTTGACAGGCCGCTCCAACTACCAAAAGTATGGTAAGGCAATTGGTCTTGGGAATAATCTTATTGATAATCCAGATTTGGCGAATGATCCTGATATTGCATCAAAACTATTAGCCATTTTCCTGAAAGATAAAGAAAGAGCCATTAAAGAGGCTTTGATAGATAATGATTTGAGATTGGCACGAAAACTTGTCAACGGTGGCAGCCATGGTTTAGAAAGATTTACAGAGGCATTCAATATCGGAAATAACCTTATTGTGTAAAAGAAGTGGTTAACAAGTGTAATTTGGAGCTAGTATAATGCTATTGATAGATATTCCTGTAGGTCTTATTTCAGGCCAGTTGATAGCTGATGCAGGAAGGGATATCCTACATACAAAAAGGGGATATAGTTTCTTAAAAACCATATCCATCCTTTTTGCCTTTCTCTTTATTACACCCATTGTTATCTATTTCTATTTGGGCTGGCCAGCCTGGGAGACAAACTATTTCTTCAAAGAGATAGATAATATCAAAAACAACCCC includes:
- a CDS encoding peptidoglycan-binding protein, which encodes MLVLKEGSSGPEVVKLQERLKALGFNPGLIDGDFGPGTKAAVIAFQKSEGLLADGIAGARTQGALGLVTDISLPSVISGVTVNIVSKMFPYTPVDNIKTNLPFVLNALMEKELVDKPMVIMALATIRAETESFEPINEGKSKFNTSPGGHPFDLYDNRKDLGNQGQGDGERFKGRGFIQLTGRSNYQKYGKAIGLGNNLIDNPDLANDPDIASKLLAIFLKDKERAIKEALIDNDLRLARKLVNGGSHGLERFTEAFNIGNNLIV